The sequence CCCCCGCATTAGCCGCAATCACGGGGCATCCTGCCGCCATTGCCTCTAACAACACCAGACCCAGGGTTTCGGTGCGCGAGGGGAAAATGAAGGCATCAGCGGATGCGAAGGCAGATGCTAAGTCTTGACCCGTCAGATAGCCCACAAAATAGGTCGAGGTGCCAGCGAAGTGCGCCTCCAATTCTTGTCGGTAGGGACCATCACCCACCAGTGCCAATCGAGCATCTGGAACAGCTTGCAACACAGGCTTGATGCGATCGATTTCTTTCTCGGCAGAGAGCCGCCCCACATACAACAACAGAGGGCTTTCAGGATTACCCTGAGAGAGGCGCGATCGCATCTCCTGGCTTGCTAAGCTGGGATGAAATAACTCTGTATCAACCCCTTTCTGCCACACTTCAACCCGCTCAATGCCATGTTCCGTCAAAGCATCTTGCATCGCAGTTGAGGTACAGAGGTTGAGCTGTGCCTGGTTATGCATGGCTTTGAGCAGTTCCCACAGAACCCCCTCTAACATGCCCAAGCCATAGTGCTCCAGATATTTAGGCAAGTGCGTATGATAGGAGGCAACGAGCGGAACTCCCAGAGATTTGGCATAGTATAGCCCGCCTACCCCCAGCACTGCCGGATTCACAATATGAATCAGATCGGGTTGGAAATCAGTCAGGGTTTGACGAATGGAAGGGCGAGGCAGAGCCAGCTTTAACTCTGGATAGAGCGGTAAAGGAAATCCAGGCACCCCAAGAATTTTTGCGCCTTTGTACTCGCGCAAGCCCCCATCTGGAGAAACAACTAAAACCTGATTTCCCATCCGTTGTAAATGGTCAACGGTGTGACTTAGCCGTGTCACAATGCCGTCAACCTTGGGCAAGAAGGTTTCGGTAAATAGGGCAATTCTCATAAGGGGGACATCAGAAGAAGTGGAATAAGCGATTAAGGTAAACGAACGCGAACGCCAGACCTGAAATCGAGGAT is a genomic window of Oscillatoria sp. FACHB-1407 containing:
- a CDS encoding glycosyltransferase family 4 protein — its product is MRIALFTETFLPKVDGIVTRLSHTVDHLQRMGNQVLVVSPDGGLREYKGAKILGVPGFPLPLYPELKLALPRPSIRQTLTDFQPDLIHIVNPAVLGVGGLYYAKSLGVPLVASYHTHLPKYLEHYGLGMLEGVLWELLKAMHNQAQLNLCTSTAMQDALTEHGIERVEVWQKGVDTELFHPSLASQEMRSRLSQGNPESPLLLYVGRLSAEKEIDRIKPVLQAVPDARLALVGDGPYRQELEAHFAGTSTYFVGYLTGQDLASAFASADAFIFPSRTETLGLVLLEAMAAGCPVIAANAGGIPDIVTDGVNGYLFDPEDEEGAIAATQRLLANTQVRDSLRQNARQEAERWGWAAATRQLQHFYQDVLSSQVMPTAA